From a region of the Pukyongiella litopenaei genome:
- a CDS encoding (2Fe-2S)-binding protein, which produces MIVCHCMNISDNEIHDAIDWMRASDPDTIISPGKIYHALGKSADCGGCMPLFLSTMRGNSNLEVPLNLRDHVSEQRGDSGHEGRSKGHRVSEQGAA; this is translated from the coding sequence GTGATCGTCTGTCATTGCATGAACATATCGGACAATGAGATCCACGACGCCATCGACTGGATGCGCGCCTCCGACCCCGACACGATCATCAGCCCGGGCAAGATTTATCACGCCCTGGGAAAATCCGCCGATTGCGGCGGCTGCATGCCGCTCTTCCTCAGCACGATGCGCGGCAACTCAAACCTTGAAGTGCCACTGAATCTCCGCGACCATGTTTCCGAACAACGAGGAGACAGCGGACATGAAGGGCGATCCAAAGGTCATCGAGTATCTGAACAAGGCGCTGCGTAG
- the bfr gene encoding bacterioferritin, with amino-acid sequence MKGDPKVIEYLNKALRSELTAVSQYWLHYRLQDDWGLGRMAKKSREESIEEMEHADKLIERILMLEGHPNLQKLDPIRTGQSPKETLECDLAAEEEARALYKEARDACHAAGDYVTMALFEELMADEEGHIDFLETQLDLHAKIGAERYAQLNATTMDEAD; translated from the coding sequence ATGAAGGGCGATCCAAAGGTCATCGAGTATCTGAACAAGGCGCTGCGTAGCGAACTGACCGCGGTCAGCCAGTACTGGTTGCACTATCGGCTCCAGGACGACTGGGGGCTCGGCCGCATGGCCAAGAAGAGCCGCGAGGAATCCATCGAGGAGATGGAGCACGCGGACAAGCTGATCGAGCGGATCCTGATGCTCGAAGGCCATCCCAACCTGCAAAAGCTCGACCCGATCCGGACCGGGCAGTCGCCCAAGGAAACGCTGGAATGCGACCTGGCCGCCGAGGAAGAGGCCCGCGCGCTCTACAAGGAAGCCCGCGATGCCTGTCATGCCGCCGGCGACTATGTGACCATGGCCCTGTTCGAAGAGCTTATGGCCGATGAAGAAGGGCATATCGATTTCCTCGAAACCCAGCTGGACCTGCACGCCAAGATCGGCGCTGAGCGGTATGCCCAGCTGAACGCGACCACGATGGACGAGGCGGACTGA
- a CDS encoding imelysin family protein, whose protein sequence is MKHVLLATTILGLGSAAMAGTRAEVLNTYADIAAAGYQDSVTTAKALQAAVNALVADPTEDTLAAAKEAWLAARVPYQQTEVFRFGNAIVDDWEGKVNAWPLDEGLIDYVDGSYGGPSDENEFAVLNVIANPRFTLAGEEIDATEITPELLSETLHEADGIEANVATGYHAVEFLLWGQDLNGHGPGAGARPATDFATGDACTGGNCDRRADYLVAATDLLLSDLEWMAAQWAEGGEGRATITADEDKGIVAMLTGMGSLSYGEQAGERMRLGLMLNDPEEEHDCFSDNTHNSHYYDGQGVRNVYLGRYTRIDGSDVGGASLSDLVAAADPALNDEMIGKLDTTMAALGAIKEAAEGGFAYDQMLEQGSEKGEALVMGGVNGLIDQAKTIERIVAALGLENIEFEGSDSLDNPGAVFQ, encoded by the coding sequence ATGAAACACGTCCTCCTCGCAACCACCATACTGGGGCTGGGCAGTGCCGCCATGGCCGGAACCAGGGCCGAGGTTCTGAACACCTATGCCGATATCGCGGCGGCGGGCTACCAGGACAGCGTCACCACCGCAAAGGCGTTGCAGGCGGCGGTGAACGCCCTTGTCGCCGACCCGACCGAGGACACGCTTGCGGCGGCGAAAGAGGCATGGCTGGCCGCGCGGGTGCCGTATCAGCAGACCGAGGTGTTCCGGTTCGGCAATGCCATCGTCGATGACTGGGAGGGCAAGGTGAACGCCTGGCCGCTGGACGAGGGGCTGATCGACTATGTCGACGGGTCCTATGGCGGGCCGTCGGATGAAAACGAATTCGCCGTTCTCAACGTGATCGCGAACCCGAGATTCACGCTGGCCGGCGAGGAGATCGACGCGACCGAGATCACCCCGGAACTGCTGTCCGAAACCCTGCACGAGGCGGACGGGATCGAGGCCAATGTGGCCACCGGGTATCACGCCGTCGAATTCCTGCTCTGGGGGCAGGACCTGAACGGGCACGGCCCCGGCGCGGGCGCCCGTCCGGCCACCGATTTTGCCACCGGCGATGCCTGCACCGGCGGCAATTGCGACCGCCGCGCGGATTACCTTGTCGCCGCGACCGACCTGCTGCTCAGTGATCTGGAATGGATGGCCGCGCAATGGGCCGAGGGCGGCGAGGGCCGGGCCACGATCACCGCCGACGAAGACAAGGGCATCGTGGCCATGCTGACCGGCATGGGGTCGCTGTCCTACGGGGAACAGGCGGGTGAACGGATGCGGCTGGGCCTGATGCTGAACGACCCCGAGGAGGAACATGACTGTTTCTCGGACAACACCCACAACAGCCACTATTACGATGGCCAGGGGGTCCGGAACGTCTATCTCGGGCGCTATACCCGCATCGACGGATCGGATGTCGGCGGCGCGTCCCTGTCCGATCTCGTGGCCGCCGCTGATCCGGCGCTGAACGACGAGATGATCGGCAAGCTGGACACCACCATGGCGGCGCTCGGCGCGATCAAGGAGGCGGCGGAAGGCGGCTTTGCCTATGACCAGATGCTGGAGCAGGGCAGCGAGAAGGGCGAGGCGCTGGTCATGGGCGGCGTCAACGGCCTGATCGACCAGGCCAAGACCATCGAGCGGATCGTTGCCGCGCTCGGGCTGGAGAATATCGAATTCGAAGGCTCGGACAGTCTCGACAACCCCGGTGCCGTGTTCCAGTAG